TCGTTATAGCTACTTGCAAGATCGGCTACGTTTGTACGGATAAAGGAAGGTTTGGTTTAGGTGGAACAGTTTTGGCAGGATATAAGGGCATCTCAACCGCAATACTAACATAACGGGAGGAGATGCCCATGAAGAGAGCATTGGACGTAGTAGGCTTGCCAGTTTTGGCCATGAACACCGGCGAAGAAATTGGGATTGTCCGAGATATCCTCTGTGATCTTCACTTGCAAGTCATTGGTCTGGTTTTACAAGAAGCAGGCTGGTTCCAGCAGGGACGCTATATTCATTCCAACCATATCGGTACAATCGGGGACGATTTCATCACTGTAGAGGACAAGAACGTTGTGACCTCAATGCGCCATCTAGATACGAATCAAATGTTCTGCCTATTTACAGGTGAGCATGCACTAAAAGGAAAACAAGCTGTAACAGAGACCGGTGCTTGGCTAGGAAAAGTGGAAGATGTTTATTTTTCTGTTGACTGGGAAAGGATGGTAGGGTACGAGTTATCGGACGGTTGGATTGCCGATATTACCGAAGGACGCAAGCGAATTAATGCGGCATCGCCTGTATCAATCGGAAACGAACACCTTATTATCCCTATGCACACCGGATTTAAGGC
The nucleotide sequence above comes from Brevibacillus laterosporus LMG 15441. Encoded proteins:
- a CDS encoding PRC-barrel domain-containing protein, which codes for MKRALDVVGLPVLAMNTGEEIGIVRDILCDLHLQVIGLVLQEAGWFQQGRYIHSNHIGTIGDDFITVEDKNVVTSMRHLDTNQMFCLFTGEHALKGKQAVTETGAWLGKVEDVYFSVDWERMVGYELSDGWIADITEGRKRINAASPVSIGNEHLIIPMHTGFKAH